A stretch of the Mastacembelus armatus unplaced genomic scaffold, fMasArm1.2, whole genome shotgun sequence genome encodes the following:
- the LOC113140151 gene encoding octapeptide-repeat protein T2-like, whose protein sequence is MRRDKPTDAEEPREAERSRGAERSRGAERSRQKPRSREKPGSREKPREAEEPREAERARGTERSRQKPRSREKPRETEEPTESGEPREVEEPIGTLLLRLAQHPFTVRGTGDESSARRFVTEERPQNEPDTGVERPIARGESYRSAQRLLPVCN, encoded by the coding sequence ATGAGGCGAGACAAGCCGACAGACGCCGAGGAGCCGAGAGAAGCCGAGAGAAGCCGAGGAGCCGAGAGAAGCCGGGGAGCCGAGAGAAGCCGACAGAAGCCGAGGAGCCGAGAGAAGCCGGGGAGCCGAGAGAAGCCGAGAGAAGCCGAGGAGCCGAGAGAAGCCGAGAGAGCCCGAGGTACCGAGAGAAGCCGACAGAAGCCGAGGAGCCGAGAGAAGCCGAGAGAAACCGAGGAGCCGACAGAATCCGGGGAGCCGAGAGAAGTCGAGGAGCCGATAGGCACCCTGCTCCTCCGTCTCGCTCAGCATCCCTTCACAGTGAGAGGAACAGGGGATGAGTCCTCTGCCCGCCGCTTTGTGACGGAGGAGCGGCCGCAGAACGAACCGGACACCGGAGTGGAACGCCCCATAGCCCGCGGTGAGTCTTATCGATCTGCCCAACGGCTCTTACCGGTTTGCAACTGA